In the Campylobacter concisus genome, one interval contains:
- the secD gene encoding protein translocase subunit SecD has translation MRNARVTYRLIILILALIFGFGFSVPSFFQTQNGAKISLGLDLQGGLHMLLGVETSEAIRSKIKSIAGSINYYAKKEDVLIDKFKIKEENIDFTLLDGDEAPKVDKALAEIKGLDIKKDGLNYSISLTEQERTDTIEYAISQAVETIRNRLDQFGLAEPTVARQGKDNILVELPGIKTEEDEQRARDLIAKAAHLQLMAVDDKRQDQANTMSEAEAESYGDVIFKDAKNDRVKYVVKNIPVLDGSMLTDAKVAFSQQNNLPIINFTLNSEGARIFGDFTGANVGKRLAIVLDGKVYSAPVINERIGGGSGQISGGFTLDEAHDVAIALRSGALLAPVKMLEKRSVGPSLGQESINQSMVALAAGSILVVLFMLVYYGISGIFANIALVADVVILVAVMALFGATLTLPGMAGIVLTIGMAVDANVIINERIRELLREGVAIRTAVQKGYEHAMSAIIDSNLTTIITVAVLYAYGTGPVKGFAVTMAIGIMASMLTAILGTHGMFDAAMDKIEKSGNTRLWFGYKRS, from the coding sequence ATGCGTAACGCAAGAGTCACATATAGGCTAATTATCTTAATATTAGCCTTGATTTTTGGTTTTGGCTTTTCGGTGCCATCTTTTTTTCAGACTCAAAATGGGGCTAAAATTTCACTTGGCCTTGATCTTCAAGGTGGCCTTCATATGCTACTTGGTGTTGAAACGAGTGAAGCTATTCGCTCAAAAATAAAATCAATAGCTGGAAGTATAAATTATTATGCTAAAAAAGAAGATGTGTTAATTGATAAATTTAAGATTAAAGAAGAGAACATTGACTTTACTCTCCTTGATGGCGACGAAGCTCCAAAAGTAGATAAAGCACTAGCCGAGATAAAGGGGCTTGATATTAAAAAAGATGGTTTAAATTACAGCATATCTTTAACCGAGCAAGAAAGAACGGATACGATCGAGTATGCGATCTCTCAAGCTGTTGAGACTATTAGAAATAGGCTTGATCAGTTTGGTCTAGCTGAGCCAACTGTTGCCAGACAAGGCAAAGACAATATCCTAGTTGAGCTTCCTGGTATAAAAACTGAAGAGGATGAGCAAAGAGCAAGAGATCTTATCGCAAAGGCTGCTCACTTGCAGCTTATGGCAGTTGATGATAAAAGACAAGATCAGGCTAATACTATGAGCGAGGCTGAAGCTGAAAGCTACGGCGATGTGATCTTTAAAGATGCTAAAAATGACCGCGTGAAATATGTCGTTAAAAATATCCCAGTGCTTGATGGCTCGATGCTAACTGACGCAAAGGTTGCATTTTCTCAGCAAAATAACCTACCGATCATAAATTTCACACTAAATTCAGAAGGTGCTAGAATTTTTGGAGATTTTACCGGTGCAAATGTTGGCAAAAGGCTTGCTATTGTGCTTGATGGCAAGGTTTATTCAGCTCCTGTTATAAATGAAAGAATAGGTGGCGGCAGCGGTCAGATTAGTGGCGGCTTTACTCTTGATGAGGCTCACGACGTAGCGATCGCTCTTAGAAGTGGTGCACTTTTAGCCCCTGTTAAGATGCTGGAAAAAAGAAGCGTTGGTCCATCTTTGGGACAAGAGAGTATCAATCAAAGCATGGTGGCTCTTGCTGCTGGATCTATCTTGGTTGTGTTATTTATGCTAGTTTATTATGGAATTTCTGGAATTTTTGCAAATATCGCATTAGTTGCAGACGTCGTTATATTAGTCGCTGTGATGGCGCTTTTTGGAGCGACGCTTACACTTCCTGGTATGGCTGGTATCGTGCTAACGATCGGTATGGCTGTTGATGCAAACGTCATCATAAATGAACGTATACGTGAGCTTTTGCGTGAAGGTGTAGCGATAAGAACAGCTGTGCAAAAGGGTTATGAGCACGCTATGAGTGCGATTATCGACTCAAATTTAACTACTATCATCACAGTTGCGGTGCTTTACGCTTATGGCACTGGCCCAGTTAAAGGCTTTGCAGTAACAATGGCAATAGGTATCATGGCTTCGATGCTAACAGCTATACTTGGTACTCATGGCATGTTTGATGCTGCTATGGACAAGATAGAAAAAAGTGGAAATACCAGACTTTGGTTTGGTTATAAAAGGAGCTAG
- the yajC gene encoding preprotein translocase subunit YajC produces MQNADFLTSLLPLVVLFAIFYFLVIRPQQKQQKAHAAMLAALDKGDKIVTNGGLICEVIKAENDFIKVKLNDDVIVRIAREFVAKKIEDK; encoded by the coding sequence ATGCAAAACGCTGATTTTTTAACATCATTACTACCTCTTGTTGTGCTTTTCGCCATATTTTACTTTTTGGTTATCAGACCTCAACAAAAACAACAAAAAGCCCACGCAGCAATGCTTGCAGCTCTTGACAAAGGCGATAAGATAGTAACTAATGGCGGACTTATATGCGAAGTAATTAAAGCCGAAAATGATTTTATCAAAGTTAAACTTAACGATGATGTAATCGTTCGTATAGCACGCGAGTTTGTAGCTAAAAAGATCGAAGATAAATAA
- a CDS encoding apolipoprotein N-acyltransferase: MLKNQRFAWISLFVRFLNGHFSTKIIIKAFVGAFLLSNFIFLSLFENLLLNFISPFLTLTGIYIIINLSRAGFFAAGFFTGILWFYWIGFSFIYYELVWLIPFIILFVALVYGLLFWIAAFPSFVALRAVLLFLVSYVHPFGFNWFSLEATLVLGAFEPSTRGLIFIFLAAIFLSLKGKILKFGLAFICLIAALQFKSSDAKTLPFDVELVNTDIAQRVRWDKSLRMKFTNENLDLINSAIAEQKRLIVLPESAFPLFMTNEPLLVDELKELSKKITIVAGALAYENKQIYNSAFLFQDGDLRRMDKKFLVPFGEEIPLPKFMQDAVNKLFFGGASDFKKAENFSDYEIDGVKIRNAICYEATREELYNDEFDVVVAITNNGWFVPSSEPVLQRLLIKHLATKYNKAVYHSVNGSKSEIIKPKKAFWDEF; this comes from the coding sequence ATGTTAAAAAATCAGCGTTTTGCATGGATTTCCTTATTTGTAAGATTTTTAAACGGACATTTTAGCACTAAAATTATAATAAAAGCCTTTGTCGGTGCTTTTTTGCTTTCCAACTTTATTTTTTTAAGCCTCTTCGAGAATTTGCTCCTAAATTTCATCTCACCGTTTCTAACTTTGACTGGAATTTACATCATCATAAATTTAAGCAGAGCTGGTTTTTTCGCAGCTGGATTTTTCACAGGAATTTTGTGGTTTTACTGGATCGGCTTTAGTTTTATCTACTATGAGCTTGTCTGGCTTATCCCATTTATCATCCTCTTTGTAGCCCTTGTTTATGGGCTTTTGTTTTGGATAGCCGCTTTTCCAAGCTTTGTAGCACTAAGAGCTGTTTTACTATTTTTAGTAAGCTACGTTCATCCATTTGGTTTTAATTGGTTTAGTCTTGAAGCCACGCTTGTTTTAGGCGCTTTTGAGCCAAGCACAAGAGGGCTGATATTTATATTTTTAGCAGCTATTTTTTTAAGCCTAAAGGGTAAAATTTTGAAATTTGGCCTAGCTTTTATCTGCCTGATCGCCGCTTTGCAGTTTAAAAGCAGCGATGCAAAAACCTTGCCATTTGACGTAGAGCTAGTAAATACCGATATCGCTCAAAGGGTGCGCTGGGATAAAAGCTTGCGTATGAAATTTACAAATGAAAATTTAGACTTAATAAATAGCGCCATAGCCGAGCAAAAACGCCTTATTGTCCTTCCAGAGAGCGCGTTTCCACTATTTATGACAAATGAGCCGCTACTTGTTGATGAGTTAAAAGAGCTTTCTAAAAAGATAACTATCGTAGCTGGTGCGCTTGCCTATGAAAACAAGCAAATTTACAACTCTGCATTTTTGTTTCAAGATGGCGATCTAAGGCGAATGGATAAGAAATTTTTAGTGCCTTTTGGCGAAGAAATTCCTCTGCCAAAATTTATGCAAGATGCGGTAAATAAGCTATTTTTTGGTGGAGCTAGTGACTTTAAAAAGGCTGAAAATTTTAGTGACTATGAGATAGATGGAGTTAAAATCAGAAATGCTATCTGCTACGAGGCGACAAGAGAAGAGCTTTATAATGATGAATTTGACGTAGTTGTAGCTATCACAAACAATGGTTGGTTTGTGCCAAGTAGCGAACCTGTGCTTCAAAGGCTACTTATAAAACACCTTGCGACAAAATATAATAAAGCAGTCTATCACAGCGTAAATGGCTCAAAAAGCGAGATCATAAAGCCTAAAAAAGCGTTTTGGGATGAGTTTTAA
- the metK gene encoding methionine adenosyltransferase: protein MYLFTSEVVSPGHPDKCADIIADSIVDTILTQDPNGRVASEVFVAGKNIVIGGEINSKVKLSFKDYEKIVKDALAHIGYDGKGNFTKEQCLHPDDIEVKVCLNQQSPDINQGVDQSDGEIGAGDQGIMFGFASCEAKEFMPAAITYARMLCDKVYKFAKANPDKLGVDIKTQVTIDYGSKDNFENCKPQSIHTIVVSAPCVESMKIEELRALIQNLIDETGLPKELYNKEKTIIYINPTGRYVNHSSLHDSGLTGRKLIVDSFGGYSPIGGGAQSSKDYTKVDRSGLYAARWIAKNIVAAGLAKKCIVQISYAIGVAKPTSVSVDTMGTHANGVNDDMLSNFVSEHFALTPRWITNKFGLDKPSKDTFLYAKVAAKGQVGNAKYPWEKLDAVDTFKALLKK from the coding sequence ATGTATCTATTTACCTCTGAAGTTGTAAGTCCGGGCCATCCAGATAAATGCGCTGATATAATCGCTGATAGCATAGTGGATACTATTTTAACGCAAGACCCAAATGGTCGTGTCGCAAGCGAAGTCTTTGTGGCTGGAAAAAATATAGTGATAGGCGGAGAGATAAACTCAAAAGTAAAACTCTCTTTTAAAGATTACGAAAAGATCGTAAAAGACGCTCTTGCGCATATCGGGTATGATGGAAAGGGTAATTTTACAAAAGAGCAGTGCTTGCATCCAGATGATATCGAGGTCAAAGTTTGTTTAAATCAACAAAGTCCAGATATAAATCAAGGCGTTGATCAAAGTGACGGCGAGATCGGAGCAGGTGATCAAGGCATCATGTTTGGCTTTGCGAGCTGCGAAGCGAAAGAATTTATGCCAGCAGCTATAACTTACGCAAGAATGCTTTGCGATAAAGTATATAAATTTGCCAAAGCAAACCCTGATAAACTTGGCGTTGATATAAAAACGCAAGTTACGATTGATTATGGTAGCAAAGATAACTTTGAAAACTGCAAACCTCAAAGTATCCACACTATCGTCGTCTCTGCGCCTTGCGTGGAGAGCATGAAGATAGAAGAGCTTCGCGCACTAATACAAAATTTAATAGATGAAACTGGTCTTCCAAAAGAACTATATAATAAAGAAAAAACGATCATCTATATAAACCCAACAGGCAGATATGTAAATCACAGCTCACTTCACGATAGCGGTCTAACAGGCAGAAAACTAATCGTTGATAGCTTTGGCGGATATAGCCCGATAGGCGGTGGCGCTCAGTCAAGCAAGGACTACACAAAGGTTGATAGAAGCGGACTTTACGCAGCGCGCTGGATAGCTAAAAACATAGTCGCAGCTGGCCTTGCTAAAAAATGTATCGTTCAGATAAGCTACGCGATCGGCGTTGCAAAGCCAACTTCAGTTAGCGTTGATACTATGGGAACTCACGCAAACGGCGTAAATGACGATATGCTTTCAAATTTTGTAAGCGAGCATTTCGCTCTAACGCCTCGCTGGATAACAAATAAATTTGGTCTTGATAAGCCAAGTAAAGATACGTTTTTGTACGCAAAAGTAGCCGCAAAAGGTCAAGTGGGAAATGCAAAATATCCTTGGGAAAAGCTTGATGCGGTTGATACTTTCAAGGCTTTACTAAAAAAATAA